From Drosophila yakuba strain Tai18E2 chromosome 2L, Prin_Dyak_Tai18E2_2.1, whole genome shotgun sequence, one genomic window encodes:
- the LOC6528871 gene encoding uncharacterized protein LOC6528871, which translates to MVSTRQMCSGGGTSASEGLSPFGSAGPGSGSGPGMSSGSAVASGSGTGVQDPPESIANRTSVLRRTTSYQGHQGQNQAQGPYRVVSAGSLAESASAVTRHHSYSMQMQRQKSPTATTTSSATGLYDLPNELIEKILSYVDYKKVSNLRLVSHRMNDICMAMLNAAFSRQIKTTLSRFQAIKASMPRRESHRRNHPLACECDIIETCYMRLSLLQMSMGKHIERGHCCFFPGAILDEVQAILNYISITPRLQRPYRVTDELFDLSTMAMEYFKDRIESTLPGLAYFNKDFYTLPTTTKRPALAISSDLEDSATNSPPQNHMVLRKGIRKIKQGMKMYNNQLSVLRTELRNCKRKAAEQSKQLAEQSNLLAEQQKQTLEYANRLDENDKKNEEMSRKFSTLLQELNKCKTELQFWRSKSPATSAICSSCNQKVAPVVPPEDFQVLVNQGVDPEHFIVINDDADAESDVSVGELKEFASPDESTTAKLLAVSTAAKNLKRKMPSESQSNAIASTSKAAEVAQSQSQSVATGNAGAAKAAGGYSPKLFYGNHQRSGVIVSPVSKNMGVVQTADKVAPGSEALEEPEEAKKARRVQKANRYVNTPGKRSK; encoded by the exons ATGGTGTCTACCCGCCAAATGTGCAGTGGAGGCGGTACGTCCGCTTCTGAGGGGCTTTCGCCGTTCGGTAGCGCGGGACCGGGATCGGGATCTGGACCGGGAATGAGTTCCGGATCAGCAGTGGCATCAGGATCGGGAACTGGAGTACAGGATCCCCCCGAGTCCATTGCGAACCGAACCTCCGTCCTGCGGCGAACCACCAGCTATCAGGGACACCAGGGACAGAACCAGGCCCAGGGCCCTTATCGAGTCGTCTCGGCGGGCAGCCTGGCTGAGTCTGCCAGCGCGGTAACTCGCCACCACTCGTATTCCATGCAGATGCAACGGCAGAAGTCACCAacggccaccaccaccagcagcgcAACCGGCCTGTACGATCTTCCCAACGAGCTGATTGAGAAGATCCTCAGCTACGTGGACTACAAGAAAGTTTCAAATCTCAGATTG GTGTCCCATCGCATGAACGACATTTGCATGGCCATGCTGAACGCTGCCTTCTCCAGACAGATCAAGACTACGTTGAGCCGCTTCCAGGCGATCAAGGCTAGCATGCCGCGCCGGGAGTCCCACCGTCGTAATCATCCGCTGGCCTGCGAGTGCGACATCATCGAGACATGCTACATGCGCCTATCCCTGCTCCAGATGTCCATGGGCAAGCATATTGAGCGGGGCCATTGTTGCTTCTTTCCGGGCGCC aTACTAGACGAAGTCCAGGCGATTCTCAATTATATCAGTATTACGCCTAGGCTGCAGCGACCTTATCGAGTTACCGACGAGCTCTTCGATCTCTCCACTATGGCCATGGAATACTTTAAGGACCGCATCGAGTCCACGCTCCCTGGTCTGGCGTATTTCAACAAGGACTTTTATACGCTGCCTACTACAACAAAGCGAC CCGCGCTTGCCATCAGTTCAGATCTCGAAGACAGCGCCACCAACTCGCCACCTCAAAACCACATGGTGCTCCGAAAGGGCATCCGCAAGATCAAGCAGGGCATGAAGATGTACAATAACCAGCTATCGGTGCTGCGCACCGAACTCCGCAACTGTAAGCGCAAGGCCGCCGAGCAGAGCAAGCAGCTGGCTGAGCAATCAAATCTCCTGgcggagcagcagaagcagacGCTGGAGTATGCCAATCGTCTGGACGAAAACGACAAGAAGAACGAGGAGATGTCTCGCAAGTTCTCCACTCTATTGCAG GAGCTCAACAAGTGCAAGACGGAGCTACAGTTCTGGCGTTCGAAGAGTCCGGCCACATCTGCCATATGCAGTTCGTGCAATCAGAAGGTGGCGCCTGTGGTGCCGCCTGAGGATTTTCAAGTGCTGGTCAACCAGGGTGTGGATCCCGAGCACTTTATCGTCATCAACGACGATGCGGATGCCGAGAGCGATGTTAGTGTCGGTGAGCTGAAGGAGTTTGCCTCGCCGGATGAGTCCACCACAGCCAAGCTGCTGGCAGTGAGTACCGCAGCCAAGAATCTGAAACGCAAGATGCCATCAGAGAGCCAGTCCAATGCCATAGCGTCCACCTCGAAGGCAGCAGAGGTTGCCCAGTCCCAATCACAGTCGGTGGCCACCGGCAATGCAGGAGCTGCGAAAGCTGCGGGCGGCTACTCCCCAAAACTGTTTTATGGCAATCATCAGCGCAGCGGCGTGATTGTCAGCCCGGTTTCCAAGAATATGGGGGTGGTTCAAACAGCGGACAAAGTGGCGCCCGGATCAGAGGCTCTTGAGGAGCCGGAGGAGGCGAAGAAAGCACGTAGAGTACAAAAGGCCAACAGATATGTAAATACGCCCGGCAAACGCAGTAAATAA
- the LOC6528872 gene encoding copper chaperone for superoxide dismutase isoform X2, producing the protein MRKGDESYAGALRSALDGFGQLEIDTQEGRVIVQTQRPWSEIQDKIEATGVRAVLSGFGGQSAVALINTTGSVVDKTAIQGVVRFTTITADKEPGVVVDGVVDGLSPGLHGLHIHESGDTSSGCLSVGDHYNPRQSPHGSPAAAAEERHAGDLGNIRADENGRATFRFVDPVLEVWDIIGRAVVLTANADDLGRGANEQSLIDGNSGERIACGIIARSAGILENFKRICACDGVTLWDERNKPLAGKQRSQKL; encoded by the exons ATGCGAAAAGGTGACGAGTCCTATGCCGGAGCACTCCGTTCGGCGCTTGATGGGTTCGGCCAGTTGGAAATTGACACCCAGGAGGGTCGAGTGATAGTCCAGACCCAACGACCTTGGTCAGAGATTCAGGACAAGATAGAAGCCACCGGGGTCCGGGCTGTCCTCTCTGGATTTGGCGGCCAGTCGGCGGTGGCCCTCATAAATACCACAGGAAGTGTAGTGGATAAGACAGCTATCCAGGGAGTGGTTCGGTTTACCACCATCACCGCAGACAAGGAGCCTGGAGTGGTGGTGGATGGCGTTGTGGACGGTCTATCGCCTGGATTACACGGATTACACATTCACGAGAGTGGAGACACTTCCTCAGGTTGCTTGTCCGTCGGAGATCACTACAATCCCCGCCAATCGCCACATGGAAGTCCTGCAGCTGCGGCAGAGGAGCGGCACGCTGGAGATCTGGGCAACATCCGAGCCGATGAAAATGGCAGGGCCACCTTTAGATTTGTGGATCCAGTGCTAGAGGTTTGGGACATCATCGGGAGGGCTGTCGTTCTAACAGCCAATGCCGATGACCTGGGACGCGGGGCCAATGAACAGAGCCTGATTGACGGCAACTCTGGGGAAAG GATCGCGTGTGGTATAATTGCTCGTTCGGCGGGCATCTtggaaaactttaaaagaaTCTGTGCATGTGATGGGGTCACCCTTTGGGATGAACGCAATAAGCCATTGGCTGGCAAGCAACGCTCACAAAAGCTGTAA
- the LOC6528872 gene encoding copper chaperone for superoxide dismutase isoform X1, translating to MSSIKIEFAVQMRKGDESYAGALRSALDGFGQLEIDTQEGRVIVQTQRPWSEIQDKIEATGVRAVLSGFGGQSAVALINTTGSVVDKTAIQGVVRFTTITADKEPGVVVDGVVDGLSPGLHGLHIHESGDTSSGCLSVGDHYNPRQSPHGSPAAAAEERHAGDLGNIRADENGRATFRFVDPVLEVWDIIGRAVVLTANADDLGRGANEQSLIDGNSGERIACGIIARSAGILENFKRICACDGVTLWDERNKPLAGKQRSQKL from the exons ATGAGCTCCATCAAG ATCGAATTTGCAGTGCAGATGCGAAAAGGTGACGAGTCCTATGCCGGAGCACTCCGTTCGGCGCTTGATGGGTTCGGCCAGTTGGAAATTGACACCCAGGAGGGTCGAGTGATAGTCCAGACCCAACGACCTTGGTCAGAGATTCAGGACAAGATAGAAGCCACCGGGGTCCGGGCTGTCCTCTCTGGATTTGGCGGCCAGTCGGCGGTGGCCCTCATAAATACCACAGGAAGTGTAGTGGATAAGACAGCTATCCAGGGAGTGGTTCGGTTTACCACCATCACCGCAGACAAGGAGCCTGGAGTGGTGGTGGATGGCGTTGTGGACGGTCTATCGCCTGGATTACACGGATTACACATTCACGAGAGTGGAGACACTTCCTCAGGTTGCTTGTCCGTCGGAGATCACTACAATCCCCGCCAATCGCCACATGGAAGTCCTGCAGCTGCGGCAGAGGAGCGGCACGCTGGAGATCTGGGCAACATCCGAGCCGATGAAAATGGCAGGGCCACCTTTAGATTTGTGGATCCAGTGCTAGAGGTTTGGGACATCATCGGGAGGGCTGTCGTTCTAACAGCCAATGCCGATGACCTGGGACGCGGGGCCAATGAACAGAGCCTGATTGACGGCAACTCTGGGGAAAG GATCGCGTGTGGTATAATTGCTCGTTCGGCGGGCATCTtggaaaactttaaaagaaTCTGTGCATGTGATGGGGTCACCCTTTGGGATGAACGCAATAAGCCATTGGCTGGCAAGCAACGCTCACAAAAGCTGTAA
- the LOC120320829 gene encoding uncharacterized protein LOC120320829 has protein sequence MEKSEIRLQRMSNEYQSQSSYMYLRTKMLLKIENTLLRSHRQRETTGIKKLYNSFFVLF, from the coding sequence ATGGAGAAATCTGAAATACGACTGCAACGCATGTCTAATGAATATCAGTCGCAATCGAGCTATATGTATCTCCGGACCAAAATGCTGTTAAAAATCGAGAACACCCTACTTCGAAGCCATCGTCAGCGCGAGACCACCGGTATCAAGAAACTATACAATTCGTTTTTCgtattgttttaa